From Zhongshania aliphaticivorans, one genomic window encodes:
- the argB gene encoding acetylglutamate kinase has product MSMSRTAAGDVARVLTEALPYIQRFTNKTIVVKFGGNAMVDDKLKEQFARDIVLMKLVGMNPIVVHGGGPQIGDLLKRLAIESHFVDGMRVTDTATMDVVEMVLGGSVNKEIVSLLNRNGGKAIGLTGKDGQLIRAKKLKVTQRTPDLAKTEIIDIGHVGEVEKINTEVLDMLVNSDFIPVIAPIGVGADGASYNINADLVAGKVAEVLKAEKLMLLTNIEGLLDKSGKVLTGLSTEQVDALIADGTIYGGMLPKIGCALSAVNAGVVSAHIIDGRVPHAVLLEIFTDTGVGTLITNTQSELD; this is encoded by the coding sequence ACCGCCGCCGGGGATGTTGCCCGCGTACTGACCGAAGCACTTCCCTATATTCAGCGCTTCACCAATAAAACCATTGTGGTCAAATTTGGTGGCAATGCCATGGTCGATGACAAGCTAAAAGAACAGTTTGCCCGCGACATCGTGCTAATGAAGCTGGTTGGCATGAACCCCATCGTCGTGCACGGCGGCGGCCCACAGATTGGCGATCTGCTAAAGCGCCTCGCCATTGAGTCGCACTTCGTTGACGGTATGCGGGTCACTGACACCGCCACGATGGACGTGGTTGAGATGGTCCTGGGCGGCTCAGTGAACAAGGAAATTGTGTCGCTACTCAACCGCAATGGCGGCAAAGCCATTGGCCTAACCGGCAAAGACGGTCAGTTGATTCGCGCCAAAAAGCTCAAAGTGACGCAGCGCACCCCAGACTTGGCCAAAACCGAAATCATTGATATCGGCCATGTTGGCGAAGTTGAAAAGATCAACACCGAAGTCTTAGACATGTTGGTCAACAGCGACTTTATTCCGGTAATTGCGCCTATTGGCGTCGGTGCTGACGGCGCGTCTTACAATATCAACGCCGATTTAGTGGCGGGCAAAGTTGCAGAAGTCCTTAAGGCTGAAAAGCTGATGCTGCTCACCAATATCGAAGGCTTGCTGGACAAATCAGGCAAGGTATTAACTGGCCTGAGCACCGAACAGGTCGACGCCTTAATTGCCGACGGCACTATCTACGGTGGCATGCTGCCCAAAATAGGCTGCGCACTTTCTGCAGTGAATGCAGGCGTAGTAAGCGCCCACATTATTGACGGCCGCGTACCCCATGCTGTGCTTCTCGAGATCTTTACCGACACCGGCGTTGGCACCCTGATCACCAATACTCAAAGCGAATTAGATTAA